Proteins from one Vibrio coralliirubri genomic window:
- a CDS encoding energy transducer TonB, giving the protein MNVPRYVIAGGASLVIHAALLFVAQESKVFAMPAGSQSNTVSINFTPKSVPSQAQQKTVTEPVEPEPIKETVSQAEPKPVEPKTVEPKQAKPTPKKKAITNKPQPKKIEKKVIEKKVVEKKPVQKKPVTEKTVVKKERPKPAPQTEKLADKKVDKNMDESANQPQEVNQGVSNQEPVLVTKPSFSARPTPPNYPRQARRRGVEGVATYEIWLDAEGKQIKQALVNSSGALMLDNAALDAIKQWKFSPHTVNGRAIAHRVQIPVRFRLD; this is encoded by the coding sequence GTGAACGTTCCTAGATATGTTATTGCAGGCGGTGCATCGTTAGTGATTCATGCAGCGTTGTTGTTTGTCGCTCAAGAATCCAAAGTATTTGCGATGCCTGCAGGTAGCCAGTCAAACACGGTATCAATCAACTTCACTCCTAAGAGCGTTCCTTCACAAGCTCAGCAAAAAACAGTCACAGAGCCAGTTGAACCTGAGCCAATAAAAGAAACCGTCTCACAAGCCGAACCTAAACCTGTCGAACCAAAAACGGTTGAGCCAAAGCAAGCTAAGCCAACCCCAAAGAAAAAAGCGATCACCAATAAGCCTCAACCAAAGAAAATTGAGAAAAAAGTGATTGAGAAGAAGGTTGTCGAGAAGAAGCCGGTTCAAAAGAAACCAGTGACTGAGAAAACGGTGGTGAAGAAAGAACGCCCAAAACCAGCACCACAAACAGAGAAGCTAGCCGACAAGAAAGTCGATAAGAATATGGACGAATCGGCCAACCAGCCTCAGGAAGTAAACCAAGGCGTATCAAACCAAGAGCCAGTTTTGGTCACTAAACCTTCGTTCTCTGCGCGTCCTACCCCACCGAATTACCCTCGCCAAGCAAGACGCCGTGGCGTTGAAGGTGTCGCGACTTATGAGATCTGGCTAGACGCTGAAGGCAAACAAATTAAACAAGCATTAGTAAATTCATCAGGCGCGCTAATGCTCGATAACGCCGCATTAGATGCCATTAAACAATGGAAATTCTCACCTCACACTGTCAATGGTCGAGCGATTGCTCACCGAGTACAAATACCTGTTCGTTTTAGGTTGGATTAA
- a CDS encoding TetR/AcrR family transcriptional regulator, whose amino-acid sequence MPKRSKEDTEITIQKIMDAVVDQLLRLGYDKMSYTTLSQQTGVSRTGISHHFPKKTDFTAALDGRIFKMFMEHIDFENGLDAFSASWVAALEDAEFLAILRLLFHHIVTAESAHEFAANGIDRLYKLTETQFGDTSGKELEWLIGKSLIRMSQ is encoded by the coding sequence ATGCCAAAGCGTAGTAAAGAAGATACAGAAATCACGATCCAGAAAATCATGGATGCCGTTGTAGACCAGCTACTAAGATTGGGTTACGACAAGATGTCATACACGACGTTGAGTCAACAAACGGGTGTTTCTCGTACAGGTATAAGTCATCACTTTCCAAAGAAAACGGATTTTACTGCTGCTCTAGACGGTCGTATTTTCAAGATGTTCATGGAACACATTGACTTCGAAAATGGCCTTGACGCATTTTCAGCTAGTTGGGTTGCAGCACTTGAAGACGCTGAGTTCCTAGCAATCTTACGTTTACTTTTCCATCATATCGTTACTGCTGAGAGCGCGCATGAGTTCGCTGCAAACGGTATTGATCGTCTATACAAGCTGACTGAAACTCAGTTTGGCGATACTAGCGGTAAAGAACTAGAGTGGTTGATTGGTAAATCATTGATTCGTATGAGCCAATAA
- a CDS encoding YfcZ/YiiS family protein — MSQDIGNNDVCEACGCAGEIGFIIKEGDDVAEVTVYGNSKALIEAEFAKYVELAKQVSSNVEFEASEMTEESTELHARFKFEVSAEKIIFELKTRSLAR, encoded by the coding sequence ATGAGCCAAGATATTGGTAACAACGATGTATGTGAAGCTTGCGGCTGTGCAGGCGAAATCGGGTTCATCATTAAAGAAGGCGACGATGTTGCTGAAGTAACGGTTTACGGAAACTCAAAAGCACTTATTGAAGCTGAGTTTGCTAAGTACGTTGAACTTGCTAAACAAGTGTCTAGCAACGTTGAATTTGAAGCATCAGAAATGACTGAAGAAAGCACAGAGTTGCACGCTCGCTTCAAATTTGAAGTTAGCGCTGAGAAGATTATTTTTGAACTTAAGACTCGCTCTCTAGCGCGTTAA
- a CDS encoding heme ABC transporter ATP-binding protein yields MFPSALKATDIEVKFGSNVILDGVSIEIEAGKVTTLLGPNGAGKSTLLKALCQEISSNGDIQYFGHNKDKWPSHKLAKHLAMLPQHSTLTFPFLAHEVVELGGIPLQESNKKLTSIASQKMDIADVTHLSERLYPSLSGGEKQRVHLARVLTQLHHSGDQCILMLDEPTSALDLAHQHNTLKIARELADNHNAAVIVVLHDLNLAAQYSDRLVVLKDGNLVCDGKPWDALKPSMIEDVYGYKSIVEKHPTMSFPQVHPAQ; encoded by the coding sequence ATGTTTCCTTCAGCGTTAAAAGCGACCGATATCGAAGTGAAGTTCGGCAGCAATGTGATATTAGATGGCGTTTCTATTGAGATTGAAGCGGGAAAGGTAACCACACTGCTTGGGCCAAATGGCGCAGGTAAAAGCACGCTGCTTAAAGCTTTGTGCCAAGAGATATCAAGCAACGGCGATATCCAATATTTTGGACACAACAAAGACAAGTGGCCTTCTCACAAGTTAGCTAAGCACCTTGCTATGCTTCCTCAACACAGCACATTGACCTTCCCATTCTTGGCACATGAAGTTGTCGAGCTTGGTGGGATTCCCCTACAAGAATCCAACAAAAAACTAACTAGCATTGCGAGCCAAAAAATGGATATTGCTGATGTGACTCACTTGAGTGAAAGGCTTTATCCTTCGTTATCAGGCGGTGAAAAGCAGCGAGTGCACTTGGCTCGAGTATTAACTCAGCTTCACCACTCTGGTGACCAATGTATTTTGATGCTTGATGAACCAACGTCTGCACTGGATCTTGCCCACCAGCACAACACCTTAAAGATTGCGAGAGAATTAGCCGATAACCACAATGCCGCGGTTATCGTGGTTTTGCATGATCTCAACTTAGCCGCGCAGTATTCCGATCGATTGGTGGTATTGAAAGATGGCAATTTGGTGTGTGATGGCAAGCCTTGGGATGCACTGAAACCTTCGATGATAGAAGATGTGTATGGTTACAAAAGTATCGTAGAAAAACACCCAACCATGAGCTTCCCTCAGGTTCACCCCGCACAATAA
- a CDS encoding ExbD/TolR family protein, whose protein sequence is MIKTPHSSSTQSLAPDLTPLLDIIFIVMVFLLLTASVKLESLEVELPSSDVKNVSEVHKDSISVNILDREPYWAINGQEYIDWENFKIALLEETGSTDKKPIIIGADKAANVENLVKLLSFLQENGIPATQLLTDDG, encoded by the coding sequence ATGATTAAAACGCCCCACTCATCGAGCACACAGAGCCTAGCGCCGGACTTAACACCGCTGCTCGACATCATTTTTATCGTGATGGTTTTTCTATTGCTTACGGCATCGGTAAAGCTGGAATCGCTAGAAGTTGAGCTGCCAAGCTCGGATGTCAAAAACGTTTCTGAAGTCCACAAGGATTCGATTAGCGTCAATATTTTAGACCGCGAACCCTACTGGGCAATTAACGGCCAAGAATACATCGACTGGGAAAACTTCAAGATTGCCCTGTTAGAAGAGACAGGTTCAACGGATAAAAAGCCGATCATCATTGGCGCAGATAAAGCTGCCAACGTGGAGAACCTAGTGAAGTTGCTGTCATTCCTTCAAGAGAACGGAATACCAGCGACTCAACTGCTCACGGACGACGGCTAG
- a CDS encoding heme/hemin ABC transporter substrate-binding protein, protein MNNLNVLNKLKTKTHLLSVAAMSLALSAPAMANDAEQPRIISAGSAVTELVLALGAEEQLVAIDVTSHFPQAENLPKIGYHRNLSAEGLLALEPTTLIGSDEMGPDNAISQLKSAGVDVEIVNTEANVEGLLKRIDQIAKITHTEAHSQQVKAEVNQKIAALKANQVPSNEAKKVLFLLLHEGRPANVAGGETSPNAIIELAGGVNPAAQSLTSYKPLSMESLVEMQPDVILVSGRSYQKMGGADAILKSLPMLAATPAGMNKQIITVKGSALVGGLGLESLSEAKRLNALIYPL, encoded by the coding sequence ATGAACAACTTAAACGTGCTCAATAAATTAAAGACCAAGACACATCTCCTTTCAGTTGCCGCTATGAGCTTGGCACTTAGCGCACCCGCAATGGCAAACGATGCTGAACAACCTCGAATCATCAGTGCCGGCAGTGCCGTTACTGAATTGGTTTTGGCATTAGGTGCTGAAGAGCAGCTAGTCGCGATTGATGTGACCAGCCACTTTCCTCAAGCAGAAAACCTGCCAAAGATTGGTTATCACCGAAACCTGTCCGCGGAAGGCTTACTTGCCCTAGAACCGACCACGTTGATTGGCTCAGATGAAATGGGACCTGACAACGCAATCTCTCAATTAAAATCGGCAGGGGTCGATGTCGAGATCGTCAACACTGAAGCAAACGTTGAAGGGCTGTTAAAGCGTATCGACCAAATCGCCAAGATTACCCATACCGAAGCACACTCACAGCAAGTTAAAGCTGAAGTAAATCAGAAGATTGCTGCACTGAAAGCGAACCAAGTACCAAGTAACGAAGCGAAGAAAGTACTTTTCCTATTGCTGCACGAAGGTCGCCCTGCGAACGTTGCTGGCGGTGAGACTTCGCCAAATGCAATCATCGAGTTAGCTGGCGGTGTGAACCCTGCAGCTCAAAGCCTAACGTCTTACAAGCCACTGTCGATGGAATCACTGGTAGAAATGCAGCCCGATGTGATTTTAGTCAGCGGTCGCAGCTACCAAAAAATGGGCGGCGCTGACGCCATTCTTAAATCGCTGCCCATGTTAGCAGCGACTCCTGCTGGCATGAACAAACAAATCATTACCGTAAAAGGCAGTGCATTAGTCGGCGGACTTGGCCTCGAAAGCCTTTCAGAAGCCAAGCGATTAAACGCTCTTATCTATCCGTTATAA
- a CDS encoding FecCD family ABC transporter permease has product MLLRSVPLKTSMLGLGATLVFVALFSITVGPMNISLADSAASLLQPNNDLAPHINLVIQEIRLPRTILCMLIGAILALCGAVMQGLFRNPLAEPGIIGVSAGAALGAALAIVLFSELSLQYPAFMNFAAVPVFAFLGGALTTLLVYKLGTGKFGTSVTIMLLAGVAISALSGAGIGFLNFIADDQMLRDLSLWSMGSLAGAKWSGILLAAVTLVALFIVFYRQAMSLNALLLGESEAQHLGIPVQKLKRKLILLTAAGVGITVSLSGMIGFIGLVIPHLGRMLAGPDHRVLLPLSAVLGALLLTAADMFSRVVLAPAELPVGIVTAIIGAPFFLYLLFQQKGRIL; this is encoded by the coding sequence ATGTTGCTACGATCCGTCCCACTGAAAACATCGATGTTAGGCCTAGGGGCTACCCTAGTCTTCGTCGCACTGTTCTCAATTACCGTTGGGCCAATGAACATTAGCTTAGCTGACAGTGCAGCGAGCTTACTCCAACCAAACAATGATTTAGCCCCACACATCAATTTAGTGATTCAAGAGATTCGCTTACCTAGAACCATTTTGTGCATGTTGATTGGTGCGATTCTCGCTTTGTGTGGTGCAGTTATGCAGGGGCTATTCCGCAACCCGCTTGCTGAGCCGGGGATCATCGGTGTCTCTGCAGGCGCGGCATTAGGTGCAGCGTTGGCTATTGTTCTTTTCTCTGAACTCTCATTGCAATACCCGGCCTTCATGAATTTTGCTGCGGTTCCTGTGTTTGCCTTTTTAGGTGGCGCTTTAACCACACTCTTGGTCTATAAACTGGGCACGGGTAAATTCGGAACCTCAGTAACCATCATGTTGTTGGCGGGCGTGGCGATCAGTGCGCTATCTGGGGCTGGTATTGGGTTCTTGAACTTCATCGCTGATGACCAAATGCTGCGTGATCTTTCGTTATGGTCGATGGGTTCACTAGCAGGAGCGAAGTGGTCAGGCATTTTGCTTGCTGCAGTTACGCTCGTAGCACTCTTTATTGTTTTTTACCGTCAAGCGATGTCACTGAATGCCCTGCTCTTAGGTGAGTCAGAAGCGCAACACCTTGGCATTCCAGTACAAAAACTCAAACGAAAACTCATTCTACTGACAGCCGCAGGCGTTGGTATCACAGTGAGCCTGTCTGGCATGATCGGTTTCATCGGGCTCGTTATCCCTCATTTAGGTCGTATGTTGGCAGGCCCAGATCACCGAGTTCTTTTGCCATTGTCAGCAGTGCTAGGCGCACTATTGCTAACAGCCGCAGACATGTTCTCTCGAGTGGTACTGGCACCAGCAGAATTGCCTGTGGGTATTGTCACTGCGATCATCGGCGCCCCATTCTTCTTGTATCTACTATTTCAACAGAAAGGGAGAATCCTTTAA
- a CDS encoding MotA/TolQ/ExbB proton channel family protein codes for MQQISYLQDQLGLMTWPLLICSALTAMIIAERVFQVMLSIGVGKRAIRRELNQISPTNSKEIEALAQSISGKRPLLYKGVSMLLAHHSFSKGLREDAAGIWLQEKRHQLHAGLRLLGLIGVISPLIGLLGTVLGLIEMFKGVAATTGSITPNDLADGLGLAMRTTAAGLMIALPAISGAQLLGLWADRVLAQLEHTLNYVNVWLEGMSIQTNQSDDTQGKPINKTSIGDVSQA; via the coding sequence ATGCAACAAATCAGTTACTTACAAGATCAACTTGGCTTAATGACTTGGCCTCTTCTTATCTGTTCAGCATTAACAGCAATGATCATCGCTGAACGTGTCTTCCAAGTCATGCTCAGCATTGGTGTGGGCAAACGTGCCATTCGTCGCGAGTTAAACCAAATTTCACCAACCAACAGTAAAGAGATTGAAGCGCTTGCTCAGTCGATTTCAGGTAAACGTCCGCTACTGTACAAGGGCGTGTCAATGTTGCTTGCTCACCACTCTTTCTCAAAAGGGTTACGTGAAGATGCTGCTGGGATCTGGCTACAAGAAAAACGCCACCAGCTTCATGCCGGTTTAAGACTACTTGGTTTGATCGGCGTGATCAGCCCACTCATCGGCTTGCTTGGTACGGTACTTGGTCTTATTGAGATGTTTAAAGGCGTTGCCGCGACAACAGGCAGCATCACTCCTAATGATTTGGCAGACGGTCTTGGATTAGCAATGAGAACGACTGCTGCAGGTTTGATGATCGCACTTCCTGCTATCTCTGGGGCTCAACTACTCGGGTTATGGGCCGATCGAGTGCTTGCTCAGCTAGAACATACTCTGAACTATGTGAATGTGTGGCTAGAAGGCATGTCGATTCAAACCAATCAGTCTGATGATACTCAAGGTAAGCCTATCAACAAAACCTCTATCGGTGATGTGAGCCAAGCATGA